Proteins encoded in a region of the Chryseobacterium piperi genome:
- a CDS encoding DUF5715 family protein, with the protein MKKFLGVIFGCLLGQLHYAQASKRTGFCYDLTEVLKVEPTPLYKPHLDASKSFGVKLLKDTKAVQKYINSGKFHKIKKSGKGFRVQKLDYSRPYMVSKAKATLEKMAARFSKETKGHTFTVSSMTRTLEDQCRLRKVNSNASLGISSHNYGNSFDISYIRFNDVLKYNPKMEVALEKVLKYYANAGRIYYIKEKQQSCYHITVRNY; encoded by the coding sequence ATGAAAAAGTTTCTAGGTGTGATTTTTGGATGTCTCCTTGGTCAACTTCACTATGCTCAGGCTTCAAAAAGAACAGGTTTTTGCTATGATCTTACGGAGGTTTTGAAAGTAGAACCTACTCCTCTGTATAAACCTCATTTAGATGCTTCAAAAAGTTTCGGAGTTAAACTGTTAAAAGACACCAAGGCTGTTCAGAAATATATCAACAGTGGGAAATTTCATAAAATAAAGAAATCAGGAAAGGGATTTCGTGTTCAGAAATTAGACTACAGTCGACCCTATATGGTTTCTAAAGCTAAAGCAACTCTTGAAAAAATGGCAGCGCGATTTAGTAAAGAGACCAAGGGGCATACATTCACTGTTTCATCTATGACAAGAACGCTTGAAGATCAATGCAGGTTGCGTAAAGTGAATTCCAATGCTTCTTTAGGGATCAGTTCCCATAATTACGGAAACTCTTTTGATATCTCTTATATACGCTTTAATGATGTTCTGAAGTATAATCCTAAAATGGAAGTGGCATTGGAAAAGGTTTTAAAGTATTATGCGAATGCAGGCCGGATTTATTACATTAAAGAAAAACAGCAAAGCTGCTATCATATTACAGTAAGAAACTATTGA